The sequence GCGCGGCGTGCCGATGGTGGTCGGGCTCGGTGCCCTGCCGGGAGAGGCGGGCGAGCCGCTGCTGGTCGACGGCACGCTCGGCCTCGTCCGGCTGCACCCGGAGGCTGGGGGGGCCGATGCCGCGACCGCGCCCCCCGCCACCACCTCTCCTGCCACCCCCTCTCCCGCCGCCGCGCCTGCCGTCGTCGCCTCTCCCGCCGTCCGGTCTCCCGGGCCTGCCGCCCCCGCCGCGCCGGTCGGCGCATCCCGGCCGGGCCTGTTCGCCAATATTGACACGCTCGCCGCGCTCGACGGGCTCGATCCCGCGGCGGTCGACGGCATCGGGCTGGTGCGGACCGAATTCGTGCTCGCCCATGCCGGCGAGGCGCTGAGCGAGGAGCGCCATCTCGCCATCTATCGCCGCCTGCTCGCCGCTCTCGCCGGCAAGCCGGCGACGCTGCGCATGTTCGATCTCGGCGGCGACAAGGCGCTGGCCGGGCTCGTCGAGGGCGACCGGGCCGCCGCGCTCGGCCTGCGCGGGGTGCGCTTCCTGCTCGCCCATCCCGATCTCGCCCGCATCCAGGCGCGGGCGCTGATCCGCGCCGGCGCGCTGGGCCCGGTGAGCGTGCTGCTGCCCATGGTGACGCTGCCGGACGAACTGGCGGCGATGGCGCAATTATTCGATGAGGAGGCGGCACGGCTGGCGCGGCAGGGCGTGGAAGGTCGCCGCCCGCCGCTCGGCATCATGGTGGAGGTGCCGGCGGCGGCGCTGACGCTCGATCTGTTCGGGCAGGCGGCGTTCTTTTCCGTGGGCACCAATGACCTGATGCAGTATCTCGCAGCGGCGGCGCGCGACGATCCGGCGGTGGCGCCGCTCTATGCGGGGGCGGAGACGGCGATGTTCCGGCTGCTGGAGACGATCTGCGCCACGGCCCGTGCGCTCGGCCGGCCGGTGTATTTGTGTGGCGACCTCGCCGCCCGGCCGGAGATGGCGGCGCGGCTGTGCGCGCTGGGGCTCGACGGGCTTTCCGTGGCGCCGGCCCATCTCGATGCGGTGCGGGCGGCGCTGCGGGCGGCGCCGGCGGTGGCGCGGCCCGGCGTCGGCGCTCCGGGACGGGCGAAGCGGGATTGAGAATGGCGCGCGAGACCAGCGACGAGGCGGTGATCGCCTACAAGACCCTGCTTGCCGGCATTCTCGACAACCGGCCCTCCGGCACGCGCCAGCGCCTGGCGGCGGCGCTGGGCAAGCACCGCAGCTTCGTCACCCAGGTGACGAGCCCGGCCTATGACACGCCGCTGCCGGCCCGGCACCTGCCAACCATCCTGCGGGTCTGCCATTTCAGCCCGACGGAACAGGAGCGGTTTCTCGCCGCCTATGAGGCCGCCCATCCCGGCCGGCTGCCGGATGTGGGCGGGGCCTCGGCTATGCGGACCCTGGCGCTGATGGTGCCGGATTTCGGCGACGACAAGAAGAATCGCAGCTTCGACGATGCCATCGCCGACTTCGTGGCTAAGATGGCGGCGCTGGTGAACGGGGGCGAGTGATGCGGGCGACGACAGGCGAGGCGCATGGCCGGCGCCGGCGGGGCTGAGCCGGTGCGGCAGCGTGTGGCATACCGGATGGCGGACGGGGCGAGGGTCGGATGACGCGGTTCCTCGGCGCGACGCAGACGCTGGTGGCGGACAGCCTCATCGGTTTCGTCGCCGCGCATGAGGAACTCGTCGCCTTCGGCCGTGCGGCGAAATTCGTGCGCCGCCGCGCCCTGCACCCGGGCAAGGTGGCGGTGATTTCCGGCGGCGGCGCCGGGCACGAGCCGCTGCATTGCGGCTTCGTCGGCGCGGGCATGCTGGATGCCGCCTGCACCGGCCATGTCTTCACCTCGCCGACGCCCGACCAGATCCTCGCCGCCATGGACGAGACCGACACCGGCGCCGGCTGCCTGCTGGTGGTGAAGAACTATGATGGCGACGTGATGAATTTCGAGATGGCGGCGGAAATGGCCGCCGGGCGCCACCGCGTGGAGACGGTGATCGTCGAGGACGATGCGGCGACCGGGCCTTCCGTGCGCAGCCGCGGGCGGCGGGGGGTGGCCGGCACGGTGGTGGTGGAGAAGATCCTCGGCGCGGCGGCCGAGCGCGGCGAGGATCTCGCGGCGCTCAAGGCGCTGGGGGAGGGGCTCTCCGGCCGGCTGCGCAGCATGGGCGTCGCCCTGCGCGGCGTCACTTCGCCCGACACGGCGCGCGCCACCTTCGCCCTCGGCCCGGACGAGATGGAGATCGGCGTCGGCATCCATGGCGAGCCGGGGCTTTACCGCACCGGCCGCGCCGGGCCGGCGGAAATCGTGCGGCTGCTGTGCGAGCCGGTGCTGGCGCAGCTCGCCCCGCTCGACGGGGCGCGTCCGCTGCTGATCGTCAACGGCTTTGGCGGCACCCCGCCGATCGAGCTCAACTACGCCCACGCGCTGGCCCGTGCCTTTCTGCGCGAGCGCGGGATCGTGCCGGCGCGGGCGCTGGTCGGTACCTTTGTCACCTCGCTCGACATGGCGGGGCTTTCGGTGACGCTGGCGTTGCTCTCCCCGGCCGAGTTCGAACTGTGGTGCGCGCCGGTGACGACGCCGGCGCTGGTGTGGTGACGGCGCGCCGCGGCGGTTGACAGGGGCCCCCGCCGGCGATCCTTTCATACCACGCGCGAGACTGGCGGCTTTGCCGCCGCGACATCTGCCAGTTCGCGCGGGCCTTGCCCCGGGGGACCTGCCGTGCTCGACATCGAACCGATCCGCCGCCGCCGCCTCTATGAGGATGTGGCCGAACGCCTTGAGCAGCTCATGCTCGACGGCACGCTGGGCGAGGGCGACGCGCTGCCTTCCGAGCGCGAATTGATGGACCAGTTCAAGGTCGGCCGGCCGGCGATCCGCGAGGCGCTGCTGTCGCTGCAGAAGGCGGGGCTGATCGCCATCGCCAATGGCGAGCGGGCGCGGGTGGTGCGGCCGGACCCCAGCCATTTCATCCACGAGCTTTCCGCCTCGGTGCGGGCCTATCTCGCCCGCCCGGCGGGCATGGCGCATTTCCAGAATGCGCGGCTGCATCTCGAAGCGGCGCTGGCCCGCCATGCCGCGCGCGAGGCCGGCCCGGCGGAGATCGCCCGCATCGGCGACGCGCTCGCCCGCAACCGGCGCGACCTCGGCGACATGACGGCGTTCGGCGCTTCCGACATCGCCTTCCATTACGAGATCGTGCTGGTGGCGCAGAACCCGCTGTTCAATGGGCTGCACCAGGCGGTGGTGCAATGGCTCTCCAAGCAGCGCCAGGTGACGCTGCAGGTCGCCGAGGCAAAGGAACTGGCCCTCGCCTTTCACGAGCGCATCTATGCGGCGATCGCCGCCCATGATCCCGACGCGGCGGAAGCGGCGATGCGCGCGCATCTGGAAGCGGTGGAATCGTTCTACTGGGAGCGCGAGGGCGCAGCGGGCTGAACGCCCGGCCGGCGGCGGCCGAGCCAGCCCCGTGCCTCAGCCCCTCGCCTCAGCCCCGCGCCTGCTCCAGCAGCCGGCGCAGCACCGATTCCATCTCGGCGAGGTCGCTATAGACCACGGCGTAGCGCGGGAGCCGCTCCAGCGTGTCGAAGAAGGCGTCGAGCTCGGCGGCGCCGGCGGGCTCGGCGAGGCCGAATTCGGCGTCCATCAGTTCCAGCAGCGCCCGCGCCGGCCCGATGGGCTCGACCTCGGTGGGGCGGCCGGCCTCGAAACGGGGAAAGACCAGGCAGGCGAGGCGATTTTCCGGCCCGGCAGGTGGCATGTGGCACGCCAGCGGCACCGGGAGATAGCAGCCACGCTTCTCGCCCGCGCCGATGCGCGGCTGGTCGGCGAGGCCGGGATAGAACGGCGCCAGCACATCCAGGCTGCCGGACTTGAGATTGATCGCGCCCGGGCAGGGCAGCACCACCGCCTCGCCGCCGGCAAAGGCGATGGCCGGGCAATCATCCGTGCCGAAGCGCCAGCCGCGCGCCACCAGATAGGCCGACAGGGTGCTCTTTCCCGCGCCGGAAATGCCCGCCATCATCAGCGTGCCGTCGGCGGTGGACAGCGCGGCGGCATGAACGAACATCGCTGGCGGCGGGTCGCGATAGACGAGATCGAGCAGCCACAGATGCGACTTGCCCACCGCCTGCGACGCCTCGTCGGTGAACAGCCGGCGGGTGACGGCCCCGCCCTCGACGCAGCGCAGGGTGAAGCCTTCTTCCTCGACGATGACATCGAGCGTGGCGGCAACCGGGTGGCGGGCGGGAGCGGGATCGAGAAAACCGCTGAAGAAACCCATCAGCCTTTCGCCGGTGGCAAGGCGCGATTGCATGCAGCCGGGGACGCTGGTCCCGCCGCGTCGGCGTCCGGTGGTGAGCAGGCGCAGGACGACGGAGGTTTCCGCCAGCCGGACCTGGCATTGCTGCAGCAGTTCCGCTGGACGGCTCTCCGGCAGCGGGGCGGCGGGGGGAGGCGCGGTCGCGCCGGCCGGAGCGGGGCGCAGCCGCACCCGGCCGGCGCCGTCGCGCTCGATCCAGCCGAGGTCTTCCCAGGCGCCGAGGCAGGCATGGACATCCTGCGCATCGAGCGCTGCCGTGCCCTCGCCGAGGGCGGCGGGCGCGGTGAACTGCTCCGGCAGCGACAGGAAGAGCCGCGCGGCGGGCGCGTTGAGCGCATGTGCCATTTCGGCGATCTGGTCGAAGACGAACAGCACGTCATCGAGCACGCGGAAATAGAAGCGCGGTTCGGCGGCGGAAATCATGTCGGGGTCGGTCGCCTCGTTCCTGCGGAACGCGCGCGGCGCGTGCCGATGCCTGCGGCGGCCCGGCCGTCGCGCAGCGTGTCATGGAAGCTGAATGTCATGGCAAAGGAAGCTGTCGCCTAGGGCGTTTTCGAGCGAAGCGGATACCGGTTCGCCTGCAGAAAACGCGACGAAACAAGGAATGAGATCACTGCATTTTTTCCGTGAAACGGTGAAATGATCTAGCTGTCGGCGGCGGCGCGCCGGATCGACATGAGGCTGAGCGTGGCCGGCAGGCCATAGGCCGCGGCCTTGCCGAGCTGGCGCAGCGCGGCGCGGCGGCGTGTATCGGCCGTCAGCGGGGCGCTCGCGGGAGCCTGGCACATGGGAGCCTGGTCGGGCCGCGCATCGCGGTTCGGCTCGACGGGGCGACGGTCGGCGTCGGCGGACATATCAGTCTCCGTTCGACAGGCGGCGGCGCCGCTGTCGGCCATCAATTATCGGCCGACCTTCACGGGTCGGGATGGAGCGCCCGCCGCCCGTGCCGCCGTGAGGCGGGGGAGGTCAGCTCGCGCGGGCTGAGCGGGGCATCATCATCAGGCCGAGGGTGACGGGCACGCCATAGGCGGCCGCCCGGCCGAGCTTCGCCAGCGCCGCGCGCCGGCGCGGATTTGGCGGCGCGCCACAGCCGGACGCGGCAGCCTCGTCGCCTTTGGCCGCCGGATCGCGTTCCGGGGTCGTATCACCGCTCGCTGCCACGCCACGCCTCCATTGCCGGGCCCTCCGCCGGAGGGCGGGCGGATCCGCAAGAAGGTAGTACTGAACCATCAACGACCTTGCGTCAATCGCAGCGGCGCCGGCCACGCATATGCGGGTGTTTGGCGCCGCATTGTCAGCATCAACTGGCAGCGGCGGCGCGGCGTACCGACATCAGCGCCAGCGTGGTGGGGACGGCATAGACGGCGGCGCGGCCGAGCTTGCGCAGCGTTTCGCGGCGGCGCTCGTCGGTTTCCGGCGCGGTGGCGGGCGTGCGCGTGCCGGCCGTGCCACCGTTTTCGCTGTTCATCCCGGAATGCTCACGGCGGCGGCGCGGCGCACCGACATCAGCGCCAGCGTGGTCGGCACCGCATAGACGGCGGCGCGGCCGAGCTTGCGCAGAGTCTCGCGGCGGCGCTCATCCGTTTCGGCGGCCGTCGCGGGCGCGGCTTCCCCAGCCTTGTGTTCGATATCGTGGCTCATGGCTCAGGGCTCGCAGCGGCGGCGCGGCGTACCGACATCAGCGCCAGCGTGGTGGGCACGGCATAGACGGCGGCGCGGCCGAGCTTGCGCAACGTCTCGCGGCGGCGCTCGTCGGTGGCGGGGGCCTTGTCGGTTTCGGGATTTGAGGGGAGCTGGGACATATCCATCTCGTACTGACCGCAGGAAAGGCAGACGCGCAGAAATCACCTTCCTATGATACCTAAAAGGTTCTATGGCACCAGCGTTATTTGCGGCCACGAGAACATTGGGGCGGCTTGCCGGTCGCGACCTGGCCCCTTACCGTCGCGTGGGCGCCGGCGACATTGGAGATGGCGCCCGCGCGTGGGCCCTGGAGGCGTGATGTCACACCCGAATTCGGTCGACGCCCTGCGGCGGCTCTGCGTGCTGCTCTCGCCCTTTTCCACCACCGAGGCGGCGCGGGCGGCGGCCGCGACCATGCCGTCCTGGCCGGCGGCCCTCGCCCAGGCCGATATGCACCGGCTCATCCCCGCTTTCCATGTCGCCCTCGCGCGCCATGGCCTGGCCGATGCTGTGGACGCGGAGCTGGCCGAGGTGCTGGCGGCGGTGGCGGACTGGAACACCGAGCGCAATACGGGCTTCCGCCGCCAGATGCGGGTGGTCAGCGCCGCCTTCAACGCCGCCGGCCTGGAGCCGGTCTGGCTCAAGGGGGCGCTCACCCTGCTGCCGCCCGATGGCCCGGCCGCCGGGCGCCAGATGATGGATCTGGATGTCTGGCTGCCGGAGGAGAGCCGGCAGCGCGCGGCGATGACTGTGCTGAACGGCCTTGGCTACGGCTTCCAGGACGGCCTTGGTGGCTGCGCGCGGCATTACCCGCCCTTTTTCCATCCTGAGGAAATGGCGCGGATCGAACTGCATCGCACCATTGTCGACCCCGACGAGACGCTCCTGCCGGTCGACGAGGCCGCGGCCGGCCTCGTCATGGAGGATTGGGAGGGGCTGCGGATCGCGCAGCTCGATCCGCTGTCGCGCGCCCTCTGCTCGCTGGCGCAATGCACCGACCGCCGGCCCGACCGGCTGGGCACGGCCGAAGTACCGCTCATGAAGGCGCTCGATTTCGTCGGGCGCATCCATGCCGATTTCGGCGGCGTCGTCCCGCCGGCGCTGGTCGAGCGCGCCGTGCGGGCGGGATGGGAGCGCTCGACCCAGCGCTTCCTCACGCTCACCGACAGCTATTTCGGCCTGCCGAACCCGTTTCCCTCCGATCCGGAACTGGTGCGGCTGCTGGAGCGCTTCACGCGCCGGCCGCGCTGGCACCACACGCTCAAGGCTGCCCGTTCGCTGTTCGGCACGGGCGGGTGGGCGGCGCTGCGAGCGCCGGGCAAGGCGGCGAACATGGCGGCCTATTTCGTCGGCCGGCTGTTGGCGCCGGACAGGCCGGCCAAGCTTTAGCGTGTTTCGCTCGACATTGCTTCAGCCCGCGGCGCGGCAGTCTTCTCAGTCGGGGAAGCTCCCGCGACGATCCAGCGCGAAAGGTAGCCGGCGGGGGTGGACCCGCCTGCCATTTCGCAGGAAGTAAGCCGGGTGCGCCGGGCGCCCCGCCCGGCTTCCCTGCTGCCGGCGGTGCCGGGCGCGGCCTCGCGCCTGCCGCCGGCCCGTTTGGCGGAGCGCGCGGCCGATGGCGCTGACCCTGATCATCTTCGTCCTCGTCTATGTCGCCATGGGCTTCGGCAAGCTGCCGGGCTTCCGGGTGGACCGTACCGGGGCGGCCATTATCGGCATGCTGGCGGTGATCGTGACCGGCGGCATCAGCCCCAAGGCGGCGTGGGACTCGATCGACTATGCCAGCGCCGGCATGCTGTTCGGACTGATGGTGGTCTCTGCTGCCTTCGTCGTCTCCGGCTTCTACGCCTGGACCGCCGCGCGGGTGGCGCTGCTGCCGGTGAGCCCGCCGGTGCTGCTTGCGGCGCTTGTGGGGGTCGGCGGCGCGCTCTCGGCGCTGCTGACCAATGATGTGGTGGTGGTGGCGATGACGCCGCTGCTGGTCCAGCTCACCCTGGCGCGCGGGCTGAACCCGGTGCCGTTCCTCCTCGCCTTCTGCTTCGCCGCCAATACCGGCTCGGCCGGCACGCTGATCGGCTCGCCGCAGAACATGATCGCCGCCCAGCAGCTTGGCCTGTCCTTCACCGGCTTTCTCGCCCTCGCCGGCCTGCCGGCGCTGGCCTCGCTGCCGCTGGTGTGGGGGATCGTGACGCTAGTCTATCGCGGCCGCTGGACGCTGCCGGCCGGCGCCGCGCCGCCGCGGGATCCCGCCGCGCCGCCGGTGCGGCTCGACAGGGCGGAAACGGCGAAGGCGGGGGTGGTGACGGTGCTCGTGGTCGCGGCCTTCATCGTCAGCGACTGGCCGCGCGAGCTGATCGCGCTCGGCGCCGCCGGCGTGCTGCTGATCAACCGGCAGATCGCCTCGCGCGACCTGCTGGCGCATGTCGATGGCGACCTGCTGGTGCTGATCATGAGCCTGTTCGTCGTCAATGCCGCCATGGCCGCGACCGGCCTGCCGCAGGAATTGCTGGGCGGGCTGCGCGCGCTCGGACTCAATCTCGACGCGCCGCTGGCGCTCTATGTCGCCGGCGGCGTGCTGAGCAACATCGTCGGCAACAACCCCGCCGTGATCCTGCTGGTGCCTTTCCTTGACCCTGCGGGCGACGCCGAGGCGCTGGGTGCGGCGCTGGCGCTCGGCACCGGCTTTTCCAGCAACCTCATCGTCTTCGGCAGCCTCGCCGGCATCATCGTGGTGGAACAGGCGGCGGCCTGCGGGGTGAAGATCTCGTTCGGCGAATTCGCCCGCGCCGGCGTGCCGGTCACACTCGCCTGCATGGCGATGGCGGCCGGCTGGATCGCGCTGATCGCCGCCTGAAGCGTCGGCGTCCTACCGCCGCTTGAGCGCGTCCATCAGCGCGGCGCCGAGCGCGCCCTGCGGCGCCTTTTGCGGCTCGCGCGCCGGCGGACGGGGCCCGCGCGGGGGCGGGGAGGCATCGCGGGGCCCACGCTCGCCCTGCGGCTTCGCCCCGCCGGCGCCGGCATCGCGGCGCATGGAGAGCGAGATGCGCTTGCGCTTGAGATCGACCTCCAGCACCCGCACCTTCACCACATCGCCGACCTTCACCACCTCATGCGCGTCCTTGATGAAGCGGTCGGCGAGCTGGGAGACATGCACCAGCCCGTCCTGATGCACGCCGATATCCACGAAGGCGCCGAAGGCCGCGACATTGGTGACCGTGCCTTCCAGCTCCATGCCGGGCTTCAGATCCTTCATGTCGTCGATGCCGTCGGTGAAGGTGGCGGTCTTGAAGGCGGGGCGCGGGTCGCGGCCGGGCTTGTCGAGTTCGGCGATGATGTCGCGCACGGTCGGCAGGCCGAAGCGCTCATCGACAAAGGCGGCGGGGTTGAGGCCGGAGAGCGCGGCACTGTCGCCCATCAGGCTGCGCAGGTCGCGCCCGCAGGCGGCGACGATCTTGCGCGCCACGCCATAGGCTTCCGGGTGAACGGCGGAGGCGTCGAGCGGCTCAGCGCCGTCGCGGATGCGCAGAAAGCCCGCGCATTGCTCGAAGGTGCGCGGCCCAAGGCGCGGCACGTCTTTCAGCTGCTTGCGGCTGGCGAAGGGGCCGTTGGCGTCGCGATGGGCGACGATGGCCTCGGCCAGCGAGGAGCCGAGGCCGGAGACGCGCGCCAGCAGCGAGGCGGAGGCGGTATTGAGATCGACGCCCACCGCGTTCACTGCGTCTTCCACCACCGCGTCGAGCGCGCGGGCGAGGTGGTACTGGTCGACATCGTGCTGGTACTGGCCGACGCCGATCGACTTCGGGTCGATCTTCACCAGTTCCGCCAGCGGGTCCTGCAGCCGGCGGGCGATGGAGACGGCGCCGCGCAGCGACACGTCGAGGCCGGGGAATTCGGCGGCCGCGAGTTCGGAGGCGGAATAGACCGAGGCGCCGGCTTCCGACACCACCACTTTCAGCGGCTTGTTGCCGGCGGCGGACGGAGGGAGGGCGGCAAGGAGTTCGGCCACCAGCTTCTCGGTCTCGCGGCTGCCGGTGCCATTGCCGATGGCGATGAGATCGACATTGTGCGCGCGGATGAGGCGGGCGAGTTCCGCTTGCGTGCCGCGCACATCGTTCTTCGGCTGGAACGGATAGACGGTGGAGGTGGCCAGCAGCTTGCCGGTGCCATCCAC is a genomic window of Ancylobacter sp. IITR112 containing:
- a CDS encoding Tex family protein, coding for MTDSSLATATARQIAQTIAQEIGARPQQAEAAIALLDEGATVPFIARYRKEVTGGLDDTQLRRLDERLVYLRELESRRAAILDSIRQQEKLTPELEASLAAATTKAELEDIYLPFKPKRRNRAEIARERGLGPLADAILADRALVPAELAAGYVTAEVADVKAALEGARDILSEQFAQNAELIGRLRSYLHANAFLRAKLVEGKQEEGAKFSDYFDHVERWSGVPSHRALAMLRGRNEDVLALEIEVDAEDTRPIKPVVRMIADAYAIGDKLPGDIWLLEIAGWTWRVKLSLHLSLDLMTELRARAEKEAIDVFARNLKDLLLAAPAGSRTTMGLDPGIRTGVKVAVVDGTGKLLATSTVYPFQPKNDVRGTQAELARLIRAHNVDLIAIGNGTGSRETEKLVAELLAALPPSAAGNKPLKVVVSEAGASVYSASELAAAEFPGLDVSLRGAVSIARRLQDPLAELVKIDPKSIGVGQYQHDVDQYHLARALDAVVEDAVNAVGVDLNTASASLLARVSGLGSSLAEAIVAHRDANGPFASRKQLKDVPRLGPRTFEQCAGFLRIRDGAEPLDASAVHPEAYGVARKIVAACGRDLRSLMGDSAALSGLNPAAFVDERFGLPTVRDIIAELDKPGRDPRPAFKTATFTDGIDDMKDLKPGMELEGTVTNVAAFGAFVDIGVHQDGLVHVSQLADRFIKDAHEVVKVGDVVKVRVLEVDLKRKRISLSMRRDAGAGGAKPQGERGPRDASPPPRGPRPPAREPQKAPQGALGAALMDALKRR
- a CDS encoding SLC13 family permease, whose amino-acid sequence is MALTLIIFVLVYVAMGFGKLPGFRVDRTGAAIIGMLAVIVTGGISPKAAWDSIDYASAGMLFGLMVVSAAFVVSGFYAWTAARVALLPVSPPVLLAALVGVGGALSALLTNDVVVVAMTPLLVQLTLARGLNPVPFLLAFCFAANTGSAGTLIGSPQNMIAAQQLGLSFTGFLALAGLPALASLPLVWGIVTLVYRGRWTLPAGAAPPRDPAAPPVRLDRAETAKAGVVTVLVVAAFIVSDWPRELIALGAAGVLLINRQIASRDLLAHVDGDLLVLIMSLFVVNAAMAATGLPQELLGGLRALGLNLDAPLALYVAGGVLSNIVGNNPAVILLVPFLDPAGDAEALGAALALGTGFSSNLIVFGSLAGIIVVEQAAACGVKISFGEFARAGVPVTLACMAMAAGWIALIAA
- a CDS encoding FCD domain-containing protein, which produces MLDIEPIRRRRLYEDVAERLEQLMLDGTLGEGDALPSERELMDQFKVGRPAIREALLSLQKAGLIAIANGERARVVRPDPSHFIHELSASVRAYLARPAGMAHFQNARLHLEAALARHAAREAGPAEIARIGDALARNRRDLGDMTAFGASDIAFHYEIVLVAQNPLFNGLHQAVVQWLSKQRQVTLQVAEAKELALAFHERIYAAIAAHDPDAAEAAMRAHLEAVESFYWEREGAAG
- a CDS encoding putative PEP-binding protein, with amino-acid sequence MAAPCERRGQPAAPGRALGPLFPAGEPAVPAGPGDGAAEPRAALQAAIERAIAELRALAAGADADSAAILDFQIELLLDGELLAPALARIARGEGAALAFAAAMNERINEMAGESDEADSVAEETDAAAPDPFALRAADLMDLQHRVLDALAGRTRADFPAGSVYVGRDMPPSVFLAHDWSAGGAIALKAGSAASHVALLARARGVPMVVGLGALPGEAGEPLLVDGTLGLVRLHPEAGGADAATAPPATTSPATPSPAAAPAVVASPAVRSPGPAAPAAPVGASRPGLFANIDTLAALDGLDPAAVDGIGLVRTEFVLAHAGEALSEERHLAIYRRLLAALAGKPATLRMFDLGGDKALAGLVEGDRAAALGLRGVRFLLAHPDLARIQARALIRAGALGPVSVLLPMVTLPDELAAMAQLFDEEAARLARQGVEGRRPPLGIMVEVPAAALTLDLFGQAAFFSVGTNDLMQYLAAAARDDPAVAPLYAGAETAMFRLLETICATARALGRPVYLCGDLAARPEMAARLCALGLDGLSVAPAHLDAVRAALRAAPAVARPGVGAPGRAKRD
- a CDS encoding dihydroxyacetone kinase subunit DhaK, whose protein sequence is MTRFLGATQTLVADSLIGFVAAHEELVAFGRAAKFVRRRALHPGKVAVISGGGAGHEPLHCGFVGAGMLDAACTGHVFTSPTPDQILAAMDETDTGAGCLLVVKNYDGDVMNFEMAAEMAAGRHRVETVIVEDDAATGPSVRSRGRRGVAGTVVVEKILGAAAERGEDLAALKALGEGLSGRLRSMGVALRGVTSPDTARATFALGPDEMEIGVGIHGEPGLYRTGRAGPAEIVRLLCEPVLAQLAPLDGARPLLIVNGFGGTPPIELNYAHALARAFLRERGIVPARALVGTFVTSLDMAGLSVTLALLSPAEFELWCAPVTTPALVW
- a CDS encoding nucleotidyltransferase family protein; the protein is MSHPNSVDALRRLCVLLSPFSTTEAARAAAATMPSWPAALAQADMHRLIPAFHVALARHGLADAVDAELAEVLAAVADWNTERNTGFRRQMRVVSAAFNAAGLEPVWLKGALTLLPPDGPAAGRQMMDLDVWLPEESRQRAAMTVLNGLGYGFQDGLGGCARHYPPFFHPEEMARIELHRTIVDPDETLLPVDEAAAGLVMEDWEGLRIAQLDPLSRALCSLAQCTDRRPDRLGTAEVPLMKALDFVGRIHADFGGVVPPALVERAVRAGWERSTQRFLTLTDSYFGLPNPFPSDPELVRLLERFTRRPRWHHTLKAARSLFGTGGWAALRAPGKAANMAAYFVGRLLAPDRPAKL